In a single window of the Delftia tsuruhatensis genome:
- a CDS encoding LysR family transcriptional regulator: MDTLTPLRAFRRIVELGSIAKAADALDLSSAALSKQLRALEAHLGAVLIQRTTRRMSLTDTGQAYYAECCRLLDEFDALEQSVRAQSQQVAGRLRVNAPLSFALSTLSPLLARFMQRHPQLQIDLSMEDRLVDAVGQGFDVSIRLSAELADSSLIARRLASLSQVLCAAPSYLQAHGRPASAAGLRGHALLNYSLAHAPREGGESPQAPSEARANVNNSLMLRDLLVAGLGIGALPSFLARPAIAAGQLVALDLADQAAQARHVYAVYPTQRHLLPKVRAFVDFLAEELPAAMGEDC, encoded by the coding sequence ATGGATACGCTGACCCCCTTGCGCGCCTTCCGGCGCATCGTAGAACTGGGCTCCATCGCCAAGGCGGCCGACGCGCTGGACCTGTCCTCGGCCGCGCTGAGCAAGCAGCTGCGCGCGCTCGAAGCCCATCTGGGCGCCGTGCTGATCCAGCGCACCACGCGCCGCATGAGCCTGACCGACACGGGCCAGGCCTATTACGCCGAGTGCTGTCGGCTGCTCGATGAGTTCGATGCGCTGGAGCAGTCGGTGCGCGCGCAGTCGCAGCAGGTGGCCGGGCGGCTGCGCGTGAACGCGCCGCTGTCGTTTGCGCTGAGCACGCTGTCGCCGCTGCTGGCGCGCTTCATGCAGCGCCATCCTCAGCTGCAGATCGACCTGTCCATGGAAGACCGGCTGGTGGATGCGGTGGGCCAGGGCTTCGATGTGTCCATCCGCCTGAGCGCGGAGCTGGCGGACTCCTCGCTGATCGCGCGGCGCCTGGCCTCGCTGTCGCAGGTGCTGTGCGCGGCCCCGTCCTATCTGCAGGCGCATGGCCGCCCGGCCAGTGCCGCCGGGCTGCGCGGCCATGCGCTGCTGAACTACAGCCTGGCGCATGCGCCCCGCGAAGGGGGCGAGAGTCCCCAGGCGCCGTCCGAGGCACGCGCCAACGTCAACAACAGCCTGATGCTGCGCGACCTGCTGGTGGCGGGCCTGGGCATTGGCGCCCTGCCCTCGTTCCTGGCGCGGCCGGCGATTGCGGCAGGCCAGCTGGTCGCGCTGGACCTTGCGGACCAGGCCGCGCAGGCGCGCCATGTCTACGCGGTCTATCCCACGCAGCGCCACCTGCTGCCCAAGGTGCGCGCCTTCGTGGACTTCCTGGCCGAGGAGCTGCCTGCCGCCATGGGCGAGGATTGTTGA
- a CDS encoding zinc ribbon domain-containing protein YjdM translates to MPQTTPACPQCGLENTYPDAASYICPDCAFEWPMQAEEEAGEAGDGIVRDANGNALADGDAVILVKDLKVKGSSSVLKKGSKIKGIRLVDGADGHNVDCKTELGSMLLKSEFLKKA, encoded by the coding sequence ATGCCCCAGACCACACCCGCCTGCCCCCAGTGCGGCCTTGAAAACACCTATCCCGACGCCGCCAGCTACATCTGCCCCGATTGCGCCTTCGAATGGCCCATGCAGGCCGAGGAAGAAGCGGGCGAAGCCGGCGACGGCATCGTGCGCGATGCCAACGGCAATGCGCTGGCCGATGGCGACGCGGTGATCCTGGTCAAGGACCTCAAGGTCAAGGGCTCGTCCTCGGTGCTCAAGAAGGGCAGCAAGATCAAGGGCATCCGCCTGGTCGATGGCGCCGATGGCCACAACGTGGACTGCAAGACCGAACTGGGCTCCATGCTGCTCAAGTCGGAGTTCCTCAAGAAGGCCTGA